The stretch of DNA AAGATTAGGTCGATAACTGGTTGAGTAGTCGAACTTGAGTGCACTATTGAGATGTGGTGAGTCGTGTCTTTTATAATACTAGCCACAATGTGGGGCATGCTGCATGTGAGTTTGCACTACGCCCAATCAGGGCATCAGGGTTGCGGTACAGAGGGCTTTAAAATCTTATTACAGGCGTGGTCGGCTCAAGCTCAACTTCCCCAGAGTAATCCCAAAATTGGGCCTGCAATATTCGCCTCAAGCCGGCACAACTATATGCACCGATTTCCAAACCAAACCCGTGGCCAGGCGGGTTATCAACTGTCGTAACACCATCTGCCTCAAGATAAAATGGTACAACTACGATCAATAGATTTTCCACGTGCTAGTGTCAAGTTTCACTCATCCCCACCTTTTCCGGCCCGTGTCACATGAAAATGGCAACTCGCAAAAGGTTTACCTACTAACGGGTGTGGGGTACTCGGCCGAACTTTGCACCCGAATACCGACAAATCATTTTAAAACAAGATTGAAAGATGGGGAGGACCCAACCCTGCGTACACAACCACTCATCATGGGATTGCGAAGAATGGCAACCTGCATTATGATCACTTTATGCACCCCTCACTGACCTCAACGGGCCGTTCGAACCTCATCACATCTGATCACACTTCATGGAACCAACTTTCCACGGCCTGAAAATGACTGTCTCAAAGTTCTGGATCAAATTCCCCAAAACCTACTGTAAATCAGACCCGACCCGACCCTACATATCCTCTCGTACCGCACAGACAGCTGGCTTTATAACAAGGTGGCAAAAACGCTACaatcgtcatcatcattaTTATTGAACAGTATACATCTCAGTAACTAGCTGATAGCTATTCTCTCGAAATTAAAAGCACTTAGTAGCTCAGTTTGTTAGCAAGTTGTTTTGCCCGCTCCTTAGCCTGCTTATACTTGGCACgtgcctcctccagctgaGACGAACCCATAGGAGGCGCCATCTCTCTCTGGAACTGTGTAAGCAGCGCAACCATTTGGTCAATGGGAGACAGCACCTGGATGTCCTGGAGAATCCGTTCCAGAGACTGCTCGCTGGGGGTGTTGGGGTCGGCATTGGCTGCCACCGAATAAACTCCGAGAACCTCACCAGTAAGGTTGGAGTGTGTATCCATGGACTTGGCAAGTGCATTGTCAAACATCACCTCCGCCATGTTACGGGCCTCGGTATTGAAGTCATAGTTCTCGTTGACGCTCAGTTTCTGAGCCCACCCCATGTCGTTGTTCTGAGGATACTGAACGTCGAGGACATCCGCAGAGTGGACCAGAGGCATCATGAGGTGGACCCGGTTTCGAGCAACTCGCACCCACGAGTTCATGATGTTGTCAGCAATCAGAGGCAGCACAGGCAGGAAGTTGGGCAATTGGATAGGGCCGATAGAGCCAAACTGCGCCGTGTTTACAGTAGTACCGTTCTCGTTGTTGATTCGGATATCAATCGACAGGCCTCGTCTCAGGTTGGCACAGTTCTTGTGCTCACAGTTATGGTTGTTGCAAGGCTCCTTGGGCTCTCCGGAGGGCTGAGGAGCAGGCGCAGGTACCTGAGATGGAAGGGGATACGGGCCGTCGGGAAGAGGGGTATGGATGGTCATCAACGGGGGGCGGGGGGAGGGCTGAACCGCTCTTCCGATCTAGGGTATGAAGGAGGCCCGTTACCAGGGTATCCGGGAAGAGGTTCTGAGGGGTAATCAACAGGACGCTGAGGCTGAGAAGGATTGTAGGGGTACGGAGGCGTAGGATTcggctgtggctgtggctgtggctgtggctggtgAACCGGCCGCTGAGGCATGGACTCAGGCTCTTGTAGAGGAGGTGGGAAGGCATGGTGAGGAGGATGTACAGGAGCCGCTCCTGGAGGTGCAGGAAGAGGAGtgccatcttctccataCCGTCTGTAGCCGCCACGGTTGCCATATCGGCTTCGAGACGAGGGGTATCTGTTGAAGGGACCTCGCCGTCGAGCCTGCTGTGACCTAGCCTTGCCAGAGCGATTGACGACAGTAGAATTAGCACCCgacatggtgttgttggaCCCCTCCAAGGCCGAAAGATCACGCTTTACAGTGGTGCCGTTCTCATTGATCCGGATGTCCAGCTCAATGGTGCTCGAGCCCTTGTTTCGTGTGATGGGCCGGGGACGATGATGCTTCTGGGGGTATCGGTCTCGCATGTCTCGCATGTCGTCACACTCGTCATGACCACAGTCAACCTCCTCGCAGGGCTCTCCAAACTTTTCCTTGTGCTTCTGTCTGAAAAGCTCGTGTAGATCCATCAAACCATTGTTCTTGGCCATCTCCTCTTGCTGGCTGATAATGGTCTCACGGATTTGTCGGCCGGATCGACCTCGGCCTCTCTGACGAGCAGAGGGGGTTCGGAACCAGTCTAACCGCTGGGTCTCAACCATGGTCTCGCCCTCCAAAGCATGACGCTTCTTCAACTCAGGCGCAGAAGTGCTATTGTCGGTGTCAGTgtcgttctccttgattcGAATGTCGAGCTCGATACTGTTGCAGCCACCACAACCTCCACCGCCCTTACAAGGAGGATGGAACATCTTGAAAAGGCACTTGAGGTTCTGAGGAAGCAAATCTTCCACAGGAGGATGATTGATGCCACAGGGGGGCTTAAGAGGATCATCGGTGATGTTTCCGCCCTGCTCCTTGATTCGAATGTTCAGCTCAATTCGGCTTCGAGAGTTGTCACAGTCATCATGGCCACAATCCAGCTCACAACAGGGAGGATGGAAATGCTTGAAGAGATCAAGAAGGTTCTGAGGGACGTACTCGGTCTCAGGGACAATGGCGGCAGGAGAAGGTGCAGGCCCCTGAGTTGCAGAGAAGACGGAGGCATTGTGAGCTCGGATGATTTCAATCTCGATGGCACGACGAGCACGCAGACATCTCTCGTTCTCACAACCAGTGTCGTCACAAGGATATGACTTgtgcttgttcttggagTGACGAACTCGAGAACGTCGATGACCAACGCGAGGGCCCATAGGATAGGCAGGGTGAGGCCAGGGGTAGGCATTGTCGTAGGGGTGATCGAAAGGGATAGGGTACGGCCACTGTGCACTCTCGACGTTGCCATCTGCAGAATCCTCAGGGACCTCATCACGACGGACATGGCCTTGCTTGTTGATACGAATGTCAATCTCAATTTTTCTGGACCGCTGGCAGCTCTTGTGACCACAATTGGGATCGGGACAAGGCTTGGGGGCTGTGACTGGATCATTGTCGATAGGTGTGGtgggtggaggtggagaaggataGTCGGGGATAGGAGGAGGGTGGTCAAAGTCGGGATCGTGGTCGGGATCATGGTATGGATCATCGAAATCGTCATCGTagtcgtcatcatcgtagtcgtagtcgtcatcgtcgtagTGAGGCGGGTaatcgtcatcatcatcgtcataGTAGGGCTCGTCCTCGTAACCGTCGTCATAATGATCATCGTAATCATCATAAGGCTGATCTTCCTTCAAGCTATCTCTGGGATCCATTGGCACATCGGAGGGTTGGGTGACGGGTGACTCGGCAGTGCTAGTGGCCTCAATAGATGTGGAGGTGTACTCGGAAACAGAAGTCTCCAAAGAGACAAGGGACTCCGAAGTAGCAGGGGACTCGGAAGTAGCAGGCACATCAGATGGAGATGCAGTGGTGGTAACAGTGACGTAGTCGACGGGGGTAGAGGACGTCTCGCTCATGGGGACCTCCGGCCATCCCGGAGCAGGACTGTAGATAGGTGGCTCAGGCTCTGTGGTTGGGGGTGTCCATGAATCCCAATCAGGCTCATAAGTGGTTGAGGGCTGAGGATAAGGCGAGATGATCTCGATGGGATCCTCGATGAGACCGCACTCTCCCTTGCACTTCTTGCGGTTGCAGCCTTCGCAGGGGTGCTTGGGGTCTTTGCCACACTTGCCAGGACACTGAGGAACATCGCAACCAGGACAAGGGGTATCGGGAACCTCACCACATTCGCCATTCTGGCACTCCTTCTCACCACAGCCACGGCACGGGTGGTCAGGCTCGTTAGGGGCGGGGGGCGCTTTCTTCTTGCACTTTCCACTGCATCCCTTCTTGCCGCACTTGCCACAGGTactctttttcttcttggcctgtTTGCACTTACCGCTGCAGCTCTTCTTGCCACAGCCCTTGCaggccttcttgtcgtgGTCCTCGACAACCTCGTAGTCGTCCATGGGGTCAGACATGCCATTCTCGGATTCCACCTCTGGGTGTCTCTGGAACAGACCACCGATGATCTTTCCGGCACGGAACAGAGGAAGTTTTCGAAGCGCATACTTGCGGCGACGAACCACCTTGTAGCaggtctccttcttctggaaaTCTAGCAGACAGAACTCGCGATTCCACATGGCCTCCAtagaagagagagaggcGAGGCCGGCAATCTTCTCTTTGTTACCCCAGCCCACGAACCACAACTTCTTGGCGTCTGTGGGCTCACCATCCTGGCAGTGGACGGCGACGATGGAGGCTGAGAACTGGGGGTCCTCGACGAGGTGTGAGAAGTCGCCATCCGATACCACGACGGGAGAAGAGTAGACGACATCGTTGAAGATTCGGACTCCGGTGTATGGGTGCCAGGAGTTTTGCGTGGGGTCGCAGACTCTGTGCTTGGAAACAAAATTGTTTGCAGAAGCCGCTGTGACTATCGTcagccacagcaacagGGTCGCTTCTAATAATCTCATGGCGTTGAGTatgaggagaagagagtACACAGAATAGGATAGACTTATGTGTTTTTGAGGGCGGCCGATTTTACCTTACACAGAAGCAGTGAGGGGGTATATACACCATCATGCAGACACACCTACAACAGCTACACTGTAATGCCTTCAAGATGAAGacacaaaacacacaaacaggTACGTACTGTAATTGCTGTAGGTActgtatactgtagcttgtacttgtatcgtacttgtaggcagagcccacaaacacattcatgttaaatatatatactcatTTCAAAAGCCGGTAGATGGACTAATGGTTCACAGGGTTGAACTTGCCTGCTTCCCACTGATCCAAAGCACTGTGGATGTTGGTCCAGTATCGCAACAGAATAGtagcagccttggccttgtcaaGATCATCACTAGCAAATGCGCTGGTGAGTTCCTTTATCGAGGCCTCAATCCGCTTAGCGTTCTCTTCCTTGAGTGATTCAATCTGGGACTGTTCGGTAGcctcctcaatggcctcATGCACCTCCATGATCTCCATGAGGGCCTCCATATCCTCCACACCCTTTGGAGGACCAGAGCTAATAtcttcctcgtccttcttaTCTTCGTCAACGTCAATGCCTCGGTTCTGGAGAATGTGAATGGCTCGCTGCAGAGGATCGCATAGAGCCTTGTACGCCTTGTTCAGGTCGGCTGATCGttgctccagctcctccatggACATGCCCTGTCGCTGTTCCTCGGTCAGCTGACGCAGTTTATCGGGATGGTACTGGCTCTGTAGTCTCAGGAACTCATTTCGCAGAGCTCGGGGGTCCAGCTCGAACTTGCCCTTAGGAGGCGCACCATCCGGCAGAGTCTTGGGGAAGTATGAGTAGAACGAGGTCATGGAGCGACGCTGGATACGCATGACGTTGCAAGTTAGTCGTGGGGCTCTCGAAAACATCTTGTGTGGCGGTGCAATGGTTGTAGAGAGGTAACAATTCACACAGTTAACCTACAAGAATCTCCctttctgctgctggtacGATATGTACGATGAGCTAATCGGATTTAATTTCTGCGTACAGTGTGGGAAGTGTGAAGCTAAAAATCGCGCTTCGGAGTTAGGAGATCTCCATATATGCAACATGGTGGAAGCCAACCCCAAAGCCGGAGCTTGGGTTCCTATCACAACTGACGACGGCAGCTTCCAATTTTTCGCCAGATTGACCATTT from Yarrowia lipolytica chromosome 1D, complete sequence encodes:
- a CDS encoding uncharacterized protein (Truncated form of YALI0D00198g, no similarity), yielding MRLLEATLLLWLTIVTAASANNFVSKHRVCDPTQNSWHPYTGVRIFNDVVYSSPVVVSDGDFSHLVEDPQFSASIVAVHCQDGEPTDAKKLWFVGWGNKEKIAGLASLSSMEAMWNREFCLLDFQKKETCYKVVRRRKYALRKLPLFRAGKIIGGLFQRHPEVESENGMSDPMDDYEVVEDHDKKACKGCGKKSCSGKCKQAKKKKSTCGKCGKKGCSGKCKKKAPPAPNEPDHPCRGCGEKECQNGECGEVPDTPCPGCDVPQCPGKCGKDPKHPCEGCNRKKCKGECGLIEDPIEIISPYPQPSTTYEPDWDSWTPPTTEPEPPIYSPAPGWPEVPMSETSSTPVDYVTVTTTASPSDVPATSESPATSESLVSLETSVSEYTSTSIEATSTAESPVTQPSDVPMDPRDSLKEDQPYDDYDDHYDDGYEDEPYYDDDDDDYPPHYDDDDYDYDDDDYDDDFDDPYHDPDHDPDFDHPPPIPDYPSPPPPTTPIDNDPVTAPKPCPDPNCGHKSCQRSRKIEIDIRINKQGHVRRDEVPEDSADGNVESAQWPYPIPFDHPYDNAYPWPHPAYPMGPRVGHRRSRVRHSKNKHKSYPCDDTGCENERCLRARRAIEIEIIRAHNASVFSATQGPAPSPAAIVPETEYVPQNLLDLFKHFHPPCCELDCGHDDCDNSRSRIELNIRIKEQGGNITDDPLKPPCGINHPPVEDLLPQNLKCLFKMFHPPCKGGGGCGGCNSIELDIRIKENDTDTDNSTSAPELKKRHALEGETMVETQRLDWFRTPSARQRGRGRSGRQIRETIISQQEEMAKNNGLMDLHELFRQKHKEKFGEPCEEVDCGHDECDDMRDMRDRYPQKHHRPRPITRNKGSSTIELDIRINENGTTVKRDLSALEGSNNTMSGANSTVVNRSGKARSQQARRRGPFNRYPSSRSRYGNRGGYRRYGEDGTPLPAPPGAAPVHPPHHAFPPPLQEPESMPQRPVHQPQPQPQPQPNPTPPYPYNPSQPQRPVDYPSEPLPGYPGNGPPSYPRSEERFSPPPAPR
- a CDS encoding uncharacterized protein (Compare to YALI0D00220g, similar to uniprot|P53193 Saccharomyces cerevisiae YGL018c JAC1 molecular chaperone, similar to Saccharomyces cerevisiae JAC1 (YGL018C); ancestral locus Anc_4.103), which translates into the protein MFSRAPRLTCNVMRIQRRSMTSFYSYFPKTLPDGAPPKGKFELDPRALRNEFLRLQSQYHPDKLRQLTEEQRQGMSMEELEQRSADLNKAYKALCDPLQRAIHILQNRGIDVDEDKKDEEDISSGPPKGVEDMEALMEIMEVHEAIEEATEQSQIESLKEENAKRIEASIKELTSAFASDDLDKAKAATILLRYWTNIHSALDQWEAGKFNPVNH